In Sedimentibacter sp. MB31-C6, one genomic interval encodes:
- the dtd gene encoding D-aminoacyl-tRNA deacylase: MRSVVQRVKSAKVSVDSKIIGSINHGIMLLLGIENNDDLKDVEYMCDKITNLRIFEDENGKMNKSLIDVKGSILIVSQFTLLGDARKGRRPSFINAAQPELAIPLYENFIQNFKNNGIKTETGEFGADMQVELINDGPVTILLDSKKLF; this comes from the coding sequence ATGAGAAGTGTAGTTCAACGTGTTAAAAGCGCAAAGGTCTCAGTAGATAGTAAAATAATTGGTAGTATAAACCATGGAATAATGCTTTTACTCGGCATTGAGAACAATGATGACTTAAAAGACGTAGAATATATGTGTGATAAAATTACAAATTTAAGAATATTTGAAGATGAAAATGGTAAAATGAATAAAAGTTTAATAGATGTTAAAGGTAGCATATTAATTGTATCTCAGTTTACATTGCTAGGAGATGCAAGAAAAGGCAGAAGACCTAGTTTTATTAATGCGGCTCAACCTGAATTAGCAATACCACTTTATGAGAACTTTATTCAAAATTTTAAAAATAATGGGATTAAAACAGAAACTGGTGAATTTGGAGCAGATATGCAAGTAGAATTAATAAATGATGGGCCTGTTACAATATTACTAGATAGCAAAAAATTATTTTAG
- a CDS encoding ABC transporter substrate-binding protein codes for MKKYVIILTVLIISAFLLSNINNLFSNAHEKKTKIYKIGVLTFIESRLDKVEGMREGLKKYGLYEEDVEIIIKNANENLDDLERMAKELVDEKVDVIVPLGIDETTAAKKVTQDSQTPVAFIGVACTVGLGFVEDRISPACNLTGIDSYYVQLSGKRIEFLKRLVPSVKKVLVLYNPKNMPIDASIEYLYDAADIYNVELDIIPVTEESEIFSILNEKSKSTDGVMLMCSLLFNSVIEEIIDITIENKLPLIAVSNKHVQKGALAFYGGTNYNEGIQAARIVVNILKGQDPEIIPIESPEKLELYVNVDTAKKIGVDIKASEMPYVDHFIYQ; via the coding sequence ATGAAAAAGTATGTGATTATTCTAACTGTTCTCATAATATCAGCTTTTTTACTTTCCAATATAAATAATTTATTCTCAAATGCTCATGAAAAAAAAACCAAAATTTATAAAATTGGTGTTTTGACTTTTATTGAAAGCAGATTGGATAAGGTTGAAGGAATGCGTGAAGGATTAAAAAAGTATGGTCTATATGAGGAAGATGTAGAAATCATTATAAAAAATGCAAATGAAAATCTTGATGACTTGGAGAGGATGGCTAAGGAATTAGTAGATGAAAAAGTTGATGTAATAGTACCATTAGGTATTGATGAAACAACAGCTGCAAAAAAGGTTACCCAAGATTCACAAACTCCTGTTGCATTCATAGGTGTTGCATGCACTGTAGGGTTAGGATTTGTGGAGGATCGTATTTCTCCAGCATGTAATCTTACCGGAATAGACAGTTATTATGTGCAACTGTCTGGTAAAAGAATTGAATTTTTAAAAAGATTAGTTCCAAGTGTTAAAAAGGTATTGGTTTTGTATAATCCAAAAAATATGCCAATAGATGCAAGTATTGAATATTTATATGATGCAGCTGACATATATAATGTTGAATTAGATATAATTCCCGTTACTGAGGAAAGTGAAATTTTTAGTATTTTAAATGAAAAAAGCAAGTCAACAGACGGAGTAATGCTAATGTGTAGTTTATTATTTAATTCGGTAATAGAAGAAATAATAGATATTACAATAGAAAATAAATTGCCTCTCATAGCTGTTTCCAACAAACACGTTCAAAAAGGAGCATTAGCTTTTTACGGAGGAACCAATTACAATGAAGGAATTCAGGCTGCAAGAATTGTGGTAAATATTTTAAAGGGACAAGACCCCGAAATCATACCTATTGAATCTCCAGAAAAATTAGAATTGTATGTTAATGTTGATACTGCAAAAAAGATAGGCGTAGATATTAAGGCTTCTGAAATGCCTTATGTAGATCATTTTATATATCAGTGA
- a CDS encoding biotin transporter BioY encodes MKLSINDITQTGIFTALTAIGAFISIPVGPVPITLQTFFVLLSGIILGSRKAMFSQIAYILLGLVGLPIFAGFSGGLQTITKPSFGFLIGSVLAAYCVGKITEKKSDSTTNMYIAVIIGTLIIYAIGIPYMYYILNIMLSSNLHINQILKLGMLMFIPGDTIKAIVTVLLGSKLQGKLNKRN; translated from the coding sequence ATGAAATTAAGTATTAATGATATAACACAAACAGGTATATTTACTGCTTTAACAGCAATTGGAGCTTTTATAAGCATTCCAGTAGGGCCTGTACCCATAACTTTACAAACTTTTTTTGTTTTGTTATCTGGTATTATTTTAGGATCAAGGAAAGCTATGTTCTCTCAAATAGCATACATACTATTAGGTTTAGTTGGTCTTCCAATATTTGCAGGATTCTCTGGTGGACTACAAACTATAACTAAACCAAGCTTTGGTTTTTTAATTGGATCTGTTTTAGCTGCTTATTGTGTTGGCAAAATTACAGAAAAAAAATCAGATTCTACTACAAATATGTATATAGCTGTTATTATTGGAACTTTAATTATATATGCTATTGGAATTCCCTATATGTATTATATACTAAATATAATGTTGTCCAGTAATCTACATATTAATCAAATTTTAAAATTAGGAATGTTAATGTTTATTCCTGGTGATACAATAAAAGCTATTGTAACTGTATTATTAGGTAGTAAACTACAAGGAAAATTAAATAAAAGAAACTAG
- a CDS encoding ABC transporter ATP-binding protein, whose translation MLEVLKLEHVNKRFGQKEVLKDINFSVNSGEIIGYIGSNGAGKSTTIKLILGLIDEYDGEIYVFGENIKGQIDYKRRIGYVPEISDMYDNLTAFEYISFIGMIYGIGSHNAVLKGKEMMSIFGIEDAIDGRIHTFSKGMRQKLSIITGMLHNPDILFLDEPLGGIDANTVLVFKEIMQSLKKVGKTIFYSSHILEVVEKLSDRILLLNEGEIVIDGTMKEVMKKQTDSSLESIFNDVTGFYDHEELANKFVSVFMS comes from the coding sequence ATGTTAGAAGTATTAAAATTGGAACATGTTAATAAAAGATTTGGACAGAAAGAAGTATTAAAAGATATTAACTTTAGTGTAAATAGCGGTGAGATTATTGGCTATATTGGTTCTAATGGTGCAGGAAAGAGTACTACAATTAAGCTAATACTTGGATTAATAGATGAATATGATGGAGAAATATACGTTTTTGGAGAAAATATTAAAGGTCAGATTGATTATAAAAGAAGAATTGGATATGTTCCAGAAATATCTGATATGTATGATAATTTAACTGCATTTGAATATATTAGCTTTATTGGAATGATATATGGAATCGGTTCTCACAATGCAGTGTTAAAAGGCAAGGAAATGATGAGTATTTTTGGGATAGAGGACGCTATCGATGGAAGAATTCATACTTTTTCTAAAGGTATGAGACAAAAACTTTCAATTATAACTGGAATGCTTCATAATCCTGATATTTTATTTTTAGATGAACCTTTAGGTGGTATTGATGCAAATACTGTTTTAGTTTTTAAAGAAATTATGCAAAGCTTAAAAAAGGTGGGTAAAACGATATTCTACTCATCACATATTTTAGAAGTTGTAGAAAAATTAAGTGACAGGATTTTGCTACTTAATGAAGGCGAAATCGTTATTGACGGAACAATGAAAGAAGTAATGAAAAAGCAAACAGATTCATCCTTAGAGTCGATATTTAATGACGTAACAGGCTTTTATGACCATGAAGAGCTTGCAAATAAATTTGTATCTGTATTTATGAGCTAA
- the hemZ gene encoding coproporphyrinogen dehydrogenase HemZ, whose product MINFYFEGHNFEYEVRNALRVFDLNIKYKIRDTSEISENTGLGLFTIIEKQNDDFVGKAKLYKDNEELFKIEIKGKDIILEKENEKKLKKIVVVKSVHNVFKNYYKITPEYGLLIGVRPVKILFVAKNSGKSKAEINRILKDTYEVSLDKIKLLWDVLEIEEKYIKKEYRNKNYNLYIGVPFCPTKCSYCSFTSYINKEGSIEKYLKTLKYEIEKSIQLALEKNLKLNSIYIGGGTPSILNEKQINMIFDSIRKYYDLSSIKEISFEAGRPDTIDENMLYCLKKNYVNRISINPQTMKQSTLDIIGRKHSVKDIKDKYLLARKIKFNSINMDIILGLPNEDENEVNHTINEIIKLKPDNITVHALAYKRNSLLTKQSLQYSKEYNLLKNMQKIVEERCLENNYKPYYMYRQKNIKGNLENVGFAIKNKECIYNMIIIEENETILACGAGASSKIMVNNDRHKPIHNFKGLDDYNNRIDEIIEKKIDLIREIPS is encoded by the coding sequence ATGATTAATTTTTATTTTGAAGGACACAATTTTGAATATGAAGTCAGAAATGCTCTACGAGTATTTGACTTAAATATAAAGTATAAAATAAGAGATACTAGCGAAATAAGTGAAAATACAGGGCTAGGATTGTTTACTATCATTGAAAAACAAAATGATGACTTTGTTGGAAAAGCTAAATTATATAAAGATAATGAGGAGTTGTTCAAAATTGAAATAAAAGGTAAAGATATAATACTGGAAAAAGAAAATGAGAAGAAACTTAAAAAAATAGTAGTTGTTAAATCTGTACATAATGTATTTAAAAATTATTATAAGATAACTCCAGAATATGGATTATTGATTGGAGTAAGGCCAGTAAAAATTTTATTTGTCGCGAAAAATTCTGGCAAAAGTAAAGCTGAAATTAATAGAATATTAAAAGATACATACGAAGTTTCTTTAGATAAAATAAAGCTTTTGTGGGATGTATTAGAAATCGAAGAGAAATACATTAAAAAAGAATATAGGAATAAAAATTATAACTTGTATATAGGTGTACCATTTTGTCCTACAAAATGTAGTTACTGTTCATTTACTTCTTATATAAATAAAGAAGGTAGTATTGAAAAATATTTAAAAACTTTAAAATACGAAATTGAAAAATCAATTCAACTAGCCTTAGAAAAAAACTTAAAATTAAATTCAATATATATAGGTGGAGGAACTCCTTCTATTTTAAATGAAAAACAAATTAATATGATATTTGATTCAATTAGAAAATATTATGATTTATCATCAATTAAAGAAATATCATTTGAAGCTGGAAGACCAGATACAATTGATGAAAATATGCTTTATTGTTTAAAAAAGAATTATGTAAATAGAATTAGTATAAATCCTCAAACAATGAAACAAAGTACTTTGGATATAATAGGTAGAAAACATAGTGTGAAAGATATAAAAGATAAATACTTATTAGCTAGGAAAATAAAATTCAACTCTATAAATATGGATATAATATTAGGATTGCCAAATGAAGATGAAAATGAAGTTAATCATACTATCAATGAAATTATTAAACTTAAACCTGATAATATAACTGTTCATGCTTTAGCTTATAAGAGAAATTCTCTACTTACAAAACAAAGCTTACAGTATTCTAAAGAATATAATTTACTTAAAAATATGCAAAAAATAGTTGAGGAAAGGTGCTTAGAAAATAATTATAAACCATATTATATGTATAGGCAAAAAAATATAAAAGGAAATTTAGAAAATGTAGGTTTTGCAATTAAAAATAAAGAATGCATTTATAATATGATAATAATTGAAGAAAATGAAACAATACTTGCTTGCGGAGCTGGAGCTTCAAGTAAAATTATGGTTAATAATGACAGGCATAAACCAATACATAATTTTAAAGGTTTAGATGACTACAATAATCGAATTGACGAAATAATAGAAAAAAAGATTGATTTAATAAGAGAAATACCTAGTTAG
- a CDS encoding MBL fold metallo-hydrolase: protein MIFEAMAVGSYYANCYIVGSDKTKEAAIIDPGAEFDRIDKKINELGLNPKMIILTHAHGDHIGAVDELVEKYNIPVYVHEEDVQTLNDSKSNFSKVMFGKNLSINPDVKLKDGDKVEMSDLEFDIIHTPGHTKGGICIKVDNIMMTGDTLFNKSIGRTDLPGGSFDEIINSIQEIIFKYDDDIILYPGHNSPTTIKSEKLGNPFVN, encoded by the coding sequence ATGATTTTTGAAGCAATGGCTGTTGGCTCATATTATGCAAATTGTTATATTGTTGGAAGTGATAAAACTAAAGAAGCAGCTATAATTGATCCGGGGGCAGAATTTGATAGAATTGATAAAAAAATTAATGAACTAGGATTAAATCCAAAGATGATTATATTAACTCATGCTCATGGAGATCATATTGGAGCAGTCGATGAATTAGTAGAAAAATACAATATACCTGTGTATGTACATGAAGAAGATGTGCAGACTTTAAATGATAGCAAATCTAATTTCTCAAAGGTTATGTTTGGAAAGAACTTATCTATAAATCCAGATGTAAAACTTAAAGACGGAGATAAAGTTGAAATGAGTGATTTGGAATTTGATATAATTCATACTCCTGGACATACTAAAGGTGGAATTTGTATTAAAGTAGATAATATAATGATGACTGGTGATACTCTCTTTAATAAATCAATTGGAAGAACTGATTTACCAGGTGGGTCATTCGATGAAATTATTAATTCAATTCAAGAAATAATATTTAAATACGATGATGATATAATATTGTATCCTGGACATAATTCACCTACAACTATAAAATCTGAAAAATTAGGGAACCCGTTTGTAAATTAA
- a CDS encoding biotin--[acetyl-CoA-carboxylase] ligase: MTVKNEVLHILEENKGKNISGQELANILCVSRTAIWKAIKSLQQEGYLINAASNKGYSLSYTSDVISSEGIRLFLCEKFKNIPISVYKSLSSTNTEAKAEIIQKGIHGTVVISEEQTNGRGRFGRKFFSPPNTGIYMSIILKPNLNISNSVLITTAAAVAVCLAIDKFTEKKPQIKWVNDIYIENKKICGILTEAVTDFESGTIDSIVIGIGLNVKTENKTFPNELQEIAGSILQDNDNFAIRNKLTAEIINNVLSTCEKLEEKKFLKIYKERSMILGENIFYKKNNKWIEGYAQDIDENGGLIVSQNDGQQIILKSGEVSIRKTK, encoded by the coding sequence TTGACTGTTAAAAATGAAGTTTTACATATTTTAGAAGAAAACAAAGGTAAAAACATCTCTGGTCAAGAATTAGCTAATATATTATGCGTTTCAAGAACAGCAATTTGGAAGGCCATTAAATCACTACAACAAGAGGGTTACTTAATTAATGCTGCATCAAACAAGGGGTATTCATTATCATATACCTCAGATGTTATATCTTCTGAAGGTATAAGATTATTTTTATGTGAAAAGTTTAAGAATATTCCTATTTCTGTTTATAAATCATTGTCTTCTACTAATACTGAAGCAAAAGCAGAAATAATACAAAAAGGTATTCATGGGACTGTTGTTATTTCTGAAGAACAAACAAATGGACGTGGAAGGTTTGGAAGAAAATTTTTTTCACCACCAAATACTGGCATATATATGAGTATTATTTTAAAACCTAATTTGAATATTTCTAATTCTGTTCTGATAACAACAGCAGCAGCTGTAGCTGTGTGTCTTGCTATAGATAAATTTACAGAAAAAAAACCTCAAATAAAGTGGGTTAACGATATTTATATTGAAAATAAAAAAATATGCGGAATCCTCACAGAAGCTGTTACGGATTTTGAAAGTGGTACGATAGATAGTATTGTAATTGGTATAGGATTAAATGTAAAAACAGAAAATAAAACTTTTCCAAATGAATTACAAGAAATAGCTGGATCGATTTTACAAGATAATGATAATTTTGCTATAAGGAATAAATTAACTGCTGAAATAATTAATAATGTCTTATCTACTTGTGAAAAGTTAGAAGAAAAAAAATTCCTAAAAATTTATAAAGAACGTTCAATGATATTGGGGGAAAATATATTTTATAAAAAAAATAATAAGTGGATTGAAGGGTATGCCCAAGATATTGATGAAAATGGAGGCTTAATAGTATCTCAAAATGATGGACAACAAATAATTTTAAAATCAGGAGAAGTATCAATTAGAAAAACGAAATGA
- a CDS encoding RelA/SpoT family protein has translation MLGNIINQIESYSPNVDIGVVIKAYNFAEMAHSNAQMRFSGERYFTHPYNVALILADLHVDVQTIAAGLLHDVVEDTGITYDEIKNEFGEEIANMVDGVTKLSKVKYRNKEERQAESLRKMIIAMSKDIRVVIIKLADRLHNIRTLQYMPSEKQKQKAMETIEIYAPIANRLGMASIKWELEDLSLKYLDPDGYRDLQKKVQEKNEKRKDYINQIISIINGKLEEADIHGEIKGRPKSLYSIYKKMYYKKRSFDQIYDLIAVRIIVDTIKDCYGALGTVHTLWKPIPGRFKDYIAMPKPNMYQSLHTTVIGPDGEPFEIQIRTLDMHRTAEYGIAAHWKYKEGIDDQTKFEEKLNWLRQMLEWQQETNDPQEFMESLKIDLYTDEVFVFTPKGEVINLPINSTPIDFAYRVHSAIGNKCVGAKVNGRIVPIDTKLKNGDQVEVLTSQSSIGPSRDWLKIVASSQAKAKIRKFFKEKDKEFNIEKGKELVEREIKKQGYVVSDFLKEEWLKTVAEKYNMYSISNLYAAVGNGGITDIQIVNRLKLIYLEKNKDKLALEKLENIEKNSIILEKPLSQKEKHASGVIIKGIDNIKVKFSKCCSPVPGDAIVGYITRGRGVSIHRSDCTNIHDLRDSEDQRFLEVEWDTGKKATFLIEIQIKSIDRPNLMQDLTGLYGEAKLNAVSLNLRIGRDKIAIIDITFEINETKEIQDLIKKIKKLDGVLEVYRSKK, from the coding sequence ATGCTAGGAAATATAATAAATCAAATAGAATCATATAGTCCAAATGTTGACATTGGAGTAGTAATAAAGGCATATAATTTTGCAGAAATGGCTCATTCTAATGCACAAATGAGGTTTTCAGGGGAGAGATATTTTACTCACCCTTATAATGTCGCGCTTATTTTAGCTGACTTACATGTTGATGTTCAGACTATAGCTGCTGGCTTATTACATGATGTAGTAGAAGATACTGGCATAACCTATGATGAGATAAAGAATGAATTCGGTGAAGAAATCGCAAATATGGTTGATGGTGTTACAAAGTTAAGTAAAGTTAAATATAGAAATAAAGAAGAACGCCAGGCTGAGTCTCTAAGAAAAATGATAATAGCCATGTCTAAAGATATTAGAGTTGTAATTATAAAACTTGCTGACCGCTTACACAATATTAGAACCCTTCAATATATGCCATCAGAAAAGCAAAAACAAAAAGCTATGGAAACGATAGAAATATATGCTCCTATAGCAAATCGCTTAGGTATGGCATCAATAAAATGGGAATTAGAAGATTTAAGTTTAAAATATCTTGATCCTGATGGATATAGAGATTTACAAAAGAAGGTTCAAGAAAAAAATGAGAAAAGAAAAGATTATATAAATCAAATTATATCAATAATTAATGGAAAGCTTGAAGAAGCAGATATTCATGGAGAAATTAAAGGTAGACCTAAAAGTTTATATAGCATATATAAAAAGATGTATTATAAAAAAAGATCCTTTGATCAAATATACGATTTAATTGCTGTAAGAATTATTGTTGATACTATAAAGGATTGCTATGGTGCTTTAGGTACAGTCCATACCCTATGGAAGCCAATACCAGGAAGGTTTAAAGATTATATTGCAATGCCTAAACCAAATATGTACCAGTCCCTTCATACAACTGTAATAGGACCTGATGGAGAACCTTTTGAAATACAAATTAGAACTTTGGATATGCATAGAACTGCTGAATATGGTATTGCTGCACATTGGAAATATAAAGAAGGAATTGATGATCAAACTAAATTTGAAGAAAAATTGAATTGGTTGAGGCAAATGCTTGAATGGCAGCAAGAAACTAATGATCCTCAAGAATTTATGGAATCATTGAAAATTGACTTATATACAGATGAAGTTTTTGTCTTTACTCCTAAGGGAGAAGTAATTAATTTGCCAATTAATTCAACACCTATAGATTTTGCTTATAGAGTTCATAGTGCTATTGGTAATAAATGTGTTGGAGCTAAAGTAAATGGAAGAATTGTACCGATAGATACAAAGTTGAAAAATGGTGATCAAGTAGAAGTATTAACTTCTCAATCTAGTATAGGTCCAAGCAGAGATTGGTTGAAAATTGTTGCAAGTAGTCAAGCGAAAGCTAAGATTAGAAAATTTTTTAAAGAAAAAGATAAAGAATTTAATATTGAAAAAGGTAAAGAATTAGTAGAAAGAGAAATCAAGAAACAAGGTTATGTTGTTTCAGATTTTTTAAAAGAAGAATGGTTAAAAACTGTTGCAGAAAAATACAACATGTATTCTATTAGTAATCTTTATGCTGCTGTAGGTAACGGTGGAATTACTGATATTCAAATAGTAAATAGATTAAAATTAATATATTTAGAAAAGAATAAGGATAAATTAGCACTTGAAAAACTTGAAAATATAGAGAAGAATTCAATAATATTAGAAAAACCTCTTTCTCAGAAAGAAAAGCACGCTTCAGGTGTAATAATAAAAGGAATAGATAATATAAAAGTTAAATTTTCAAAATGTTGCAGTCCAGTACCTGGAGATGCAATTGTTGGATATATAACAAGAGGTCGAGGAGTATCTATACACAGATCAGATTGTACAAATATACATGACTTAAGGGATTCTGAGGATCAAAGGTTTTTAGAAGTTGAATGGGATACAGGGAAAAAAGCTACATTTTTGATAGAAATACAAATAAAATCCATAGACAGACCAAATTTAATGCAAGATTTAACGGGTTTATATGGAGAAGCAAAATTAAATGCCGTTTCCTTGAATTTAAGGATAGGTAGAGACAAAATTGCTATAATAGACATAACTTTTGAAATAAATGAAACTAAAGAGATACAGGACTTAATTAAAAAAATCAAAAAACTTGACGGAGTTTTAGAAGTATACAGAAGTAAGAAATAA
- a CDS encoding adenine phosphoribosyltransferase: MDLKEKIRVIDGFPTEGISFKDITTLLKDADGLKESINQMAEKFKDVKVDLVVGPESRGFIFATPLAYLLGTGFVPVRKPGKLPGDTIKYEYSLEYGSDSLEIHKDSIKPGQKVLIIDDLLATGGTMIAAAKLVEQLGGVVAGLGFLIELEELKGRDKLANYRVESLIKY, encoded by the coding sequence ATGGATCTAAAAGAGAAAATTCGAGTTATTGATGGATTTCCAACAGAAGGAATCAGTTTTAAGGATATAACTACATTGTTGAAGGATGCAGATGGATTAAAGGAAAGTATTAACCAAATGGCTGAAAAGTTTAAGGATGTAAAAGTGGATTTAGTTGTTGGACCCGAGTCAAGAGGGTTTATTTTTGCAACACCGTTAGCTTATTTATTAGGAACTGGTTTTGTACCTGTAAGAAAACCAGGTAAATTACCTGGAGATACAATAAAATATGAATACTCTTTAGAATATGGTTCGGATTCACTAGAAATTCATAAAGATTCTATAAAACCAGGACAGAAAGTATTAATTATCGACGACTTATTGGCTACAGGTGGTACAATGATAGCTGCAGCAAAGCTGGTAGAACAGCTTGGTGGTGTAGTAGCAGGTTTAGGTTTTTTAATTGAACTAGAAGAATTAAAAGGAAGAGACAAACTTGCAAATTATAGGGTAGAATCCCTAATTAAATACTAG
- a CDS encoding glutaredoxin family protein has translation MKKVTMFYLQNCPHCKKASQIIEDLKSNNPKYDNIIIDKIEESQNVQVCAEYDYYYVPTFYVDNVKIHEGVPNEEKIESVLKAAL, from the coding sequence ATGAAAAAAGTTACCATGTTTTATTTGCAGAATTGTCCTCATTGCAAGAAGGCATCACAAATTATTGAAGATTTAAAAAGCAACAATCCTAAATATGATAATATTATAATAGATAAAATTGAAGAGTCGCAAAATGTTCAAGTATGTGCAGAGTATGACTATTATTATGTACCTACATTTTATGTTGATAATGTAAAAATTCATGAAGGTGTGCCTAATGAAGAAAAAATTGAATCTGTACTAAAAGCAGCATTATAA
- a CDS encoding sensor histidine kinase — protein sequence MDKWTNIEWYNSIKIRLIAMIAVISIVPIILFGLYNMEMLKKEIQKSIHQHHALAASRVSHTVTDLIVTLQTALDTVSLTNSEFFLSNNENKKEEFMYGVLKNFPHLEELIIISYQGQETAKVSKRYAYSDKDLNKVAEPQLLALQNGELYIDNAEVDNNNQVVFDCYVPISYLNREFAGGFIGKISLRKVMEEMSSLELPNGSYIMLVDREGNLIGHTDYSQVLRQQDVLGSESVQNLLKDSDASIYDNFKSITYKSYTGEEVLGVYGLIPTVGWGVVVEQPLSNAYSALWTMMFRLTIVLFIIIVIIIVLIAFIVSMVIRPVKELSKGVSSVQNGNLNYQIPYRSKDELGLVIEAFNIMINEIKIKRENEKVALIAEKRASVGLLASGVAHEINNPMNILGFYADDLLELMETKDVNELKTSGVFKDYLLNIREQIKRCTDIVQSLLTFSREVEPRIKNVYIPDVINIVLKLVKYPISKQNIELELSWDESVPCVLADESQMQQVILNLATNSLHAMPNGGKLTIKLYQNNDMVCIEIIDTGTGINEEDFKHIYDPFFTTKPLGNGTGLGLPIIQTIVERYGGYIYLKNNDEKGVKAKVCIPTSKR from the coding sequence ATGGACAAATGGACAAATATAGAGTGGTATAACAGCATAAAAATAAGATTAATAGCCATGATAGCTGTTATTTCCATTGTTCCTATAATACTATTCGGCTTATACAACATGGAAATGCTAAAAAAAGAAATACAAAAATCTATTCATCAACATCATGCTTTGGCAGCCTCGAGAGTATCTCATACGGTTACAGATTTGATTGTTACTTTGCAAACTGCATTAGATACTGTTTCTTTAACCAATTCGGAATTTTTCCTTTCTAATAATGAAAATAAAAAGGAAGAATTTATGTATGGAGTATTAAAAAATTTTCCTCATTTAGAGGAATTGATAATTATATCTTATCAGGGTCAAGAAACAGCAAAAGTATCAAAACGTTATGCTTATTCCGATAAGGACCTTAATAAGGTAGCAGAACCCCAACTTTTAGCATTGCAAAATGGAGAATTATATATAGACAACGCTGAAGTTGATAATAATAACCAGGTTGTTTTTGATTGTTATGTACCTATATCATATTTAAACAGGGAGTTTGCCGGAGGATTTATAGGGAAAATCAGCTTAAGAAAGGTTATGGAGGAAATGTCATCCTTAGAACTTCCTAATGGAAGTTACATTATGCTGGTTGATAGGGAAGGAAACTTGATAGGACACACTGATTATAGCCAGGTATTGAGACAGCAGGATGTTTTAGGCAGTGAAAGTGTACAAAATTTATTAAAAGATTCTGATGCGAGTATTTACGATAATTTCAAATCAATAACTTATAAGTCTTATACAGGAGAAGAGGTTTTAGGCGTTTATGGATTAATTCCAACGGTGGGTTGGGGGGTTGTTGTTGAACAGCCTCTATCAAATGCATATTCAGCTCTTTGGACAATGATGTTCAGACTGACAATTGTATTATTTATTATTATTGTTATAATTATTGTACTGATAGCATTTATTGTTTCCATGGTAATCAGGCCTGTAAAGGAATTGTCAAAAGGAGTATCCTCAGTACAAAACGGAAACTTAAATTATCAAATTCCTTATCGTTCTAAGGATGAACTAGGTCTTGTTATAGAAGCATTTAATATAATGATTAATGAAATTAAAATAAAAAGAGAAAATGAAAAGGTAGCACTCATAGCTGAAAAAAGAGCTTCAGTGGGATTGTTGGCTTCAGGAGTTGCCCATGAGATTAATAATCCTATGAATATCTTAGGATTTTATGCAGATGATTTATTGGAGTTAATGGAAACCAAGGATGTAAATGAACTTAAAACTTCAGGTGTGTTTAAGGATTATTTGCTTAATATAAGGGAACAAATAAAAAGGTGCACAGATATAGTTCAAAGCTTATTAACTTTTTCAAGAGAAGTTGAGCCAAGGATAAAGAATGTTTATATACCTGATGTAATAAATATAGTTTTAAAATTAGTCAAATATCCAATTAGTAAACAAAATATAGAATTAGAGCTTTCTTGGGATGAATCCGTACCCTGTGTATTGGCAGATGAATCCCAGATGCAGCAGGTTATATTGAATTTAGCAACAAATTCATTGCATGCAATGCCTAATGGAGGCAAATTAACAATTAAGCTATATCAAAACAATGATATGGTATGCATTGAAATTATAGATACAGGAACAGGAATCAATGAGGAAGATTTCAAACATATTTATGACCCCTTTTTCACAACCAAGCCTCTTGGCAACGGCACAGGACTGGGCCTTCCTATTATTCAAACAATTGTAGAAAGGTACGGAGGATATATCTATTTAAAAAATAATGATGAAAAAGGTGTGAAAGCAAAAGTTTGTATACCCACATCAAAGAGGTGA